A genome region from Bufo gargarizans isolate SCDJY-AF-19 chromosome 2, ASM1485885v1, whole genome shotgun sequence includes the following:
- the LOC122925721 gene encoding ataxin-2-like protein — translation MPRWDVEKLISLVQERPELWDTRQNSYIDRQKKDASWEQVARSMRRSEWAKADSRGRAELVKQTKTRWASCRDQFRRELSSKGRSGEGSSRKRPYIYTAQLQFLRPVMELRPTVDSLDPSHDSESSGSETPGVFSPQASPEPSPAQDPEDSTQAEAPLPLASPPRIVQSQPRRRRQVPPSTSGPESREIIDARVIDFLAQRRSDSKEEKLLKGLGTLLQQVPQNEHPDCVASIAIVIKMFACPNHGDIIGRLNNMRIEVENAGQQPNPAPYQFPPQPTQGPSYAPPQQYLPPQGPRHSVGQPLYHPSVATGAPPPAHVRPRSSFPPGSFSQDLLEL, via the exons ATGCCACGATGGGATGTAGAAAAGCTTATTTCCCTCGTCCAGGAGAGGCCGGAGCTTTGGGATACCCGGCAGAATTCTTATATTGACCGGCAAAAAAAGGATGCTTCATGGGAGCAAGTGGCACGGAGCATGCGCCGAAGCGAATGGGCCAAGGCTGATAGCCGAGGCCGGGCCGAATTAG TGAAACAAACCAAAACCCGCTGGGCAAGTTGCCGTGACCAGTTTAGGCGGGAGCTGAGCAGCAAAGGCCGGAGTGGGGAGGGGTCGTCGCGTAAACGGCCCTATATATATACGGCCCAGTTGCAATTTCTTCGGCCAGTTATGgaattgaggcc tactgtggacagtctggatccaTCCCACGACTCTGAATCGTCGGGCAGTGAAACCCCTGGAGTCTTTTCCCCGCAGGCAAGTCCAGAACCAAGCCCGGCTCAGGACCCAGAAGACTCCACGCAGGCTGAGGCCCCCCTACCACTGGCCAGTCCACCCAGGATTGTCCAGTCTCAGCCCAGACGGcgccgccaagtccctccctctacctctgggCCAGAGAGTCGGGAGATTATTGATGCACGCGTCATCGATtttctggcccagaggaggagtgatagCAAGGAGGAGAAGCTGTTGAAGGGACTGGGCACGCTCCTGCAGCAGGTTCCTCAAAACGAACATCCGGACTGCGTGGCCTCCATAGCCATCGTCATAAAAATGTTTGCTTGCCCCAACCATGGGGACATCATTGGGCGATTAAACAATATGCGCATCGAGGTTGAAAATGCTGGCCAGCAGCCCAATCCGGCCCCATACCAATTCCCTCCCCAACCCACCCAAGGCCCTTCTTATGCCCCCCCTCAACAGTACCTTCCACCTCAGGGGCCAAGACATTCTGTGGGGCAGCCCCTTTACCATCCCAGTGTAGCAACTGGGGCACCACCACCGGCCCATGTTAGGCCACGGTCCTCTTTTCCGCCTGGGTCGTTCTCGCAGGACCTTCTGGAATTGTAA